Genomic DNA from Salinibacterium sp. NK8237:
ACCTACCGCCCGGTCAACCGCATTGCCCAGTTCGCCCGTGCCGTGCTCGCTTCGGCAACTGCGGGGGATGCCGTCGCCGACGCCATCGTGACCGCTGCGGCGCACGAACTCTTTCTCACCGCCCGCGTTGGCGTGAATTGGGTGGGCAATGATGCCCCGCTCGCCCTCGGCGGCAAACTGCTCGGCCCCAACACTCTCCTCTTCGCCCGTCTCGTCGAGCGCCTCGCCAATGAAGGCATGTCGTTTCGCCCCGCGGATGCGTCGGCTCTCGAAGGTGCACTGCTGTTGGGAACTGGCGACACCGACAATCTCTATCGCGATCTCATTTACGTGTGGAAAAAAGGAAGCCCCGAATGACTCTCACGAGCCCCCACAATCTCGATGTGCACTCCCCCGCTGCACGGTATCTCACGCAAGCGGCTCAACTCATTGGCCGATTGAGCACCGATGAAGCTCCGAACATTCGTGCGGCGTCTCGACTGGTGGCCGACGTTCTCATCAACCGGCGCATCGTTCATATCTTTGGCACCGGTCATTCCCACATGCTCGCTGAAGAGCTGTACTACCGCGCTGGCGGCTTAGTCAACGTTCAGCCGCTGCTCTTCGAAGGCCTGATGCTGCACACGAGTGCACCGCTCAGCACGTCCCTCGAGCGCCTGCCCGGGCTCGCTTCGGCACTGCTGCGCGATCACCCGATCGCTGCGAACGACGTGCTGATCGTGGCATCCAACTCCGGAAGCAACGCTGTGACTTCCGAACTCGTGCAACAGGTAATGGCTAATGGCACCCCCGTCATTGCCCTCACGAGCCTGACGCACGCGACCTCCCCCGAGGCTCGCCCCACAACGCGGCCACGA
This window encodes:
- a CDS encoding sugar isomerase domain-containing protein; the protein is MTLTSPHNLDVHSPAARYLTQAAQLIGRLSTDEAPNIRAASRLVADVLINRRIVHIFGTGHSHMLAEELYYRAGGLVNVQPLLFEGLMLHTSAPLSTSLERLPGLASALLRDHPIAANDVLIVASNSGSNAVTSELVQQVMANGTPVIALTSLTHATSPEARPTTRPRLHELATVVIDNGGAVGDAAVEIAGLSSRVSATSTVVGAAILNAVMAEAIQLAVDAGVTPDIYQSANTTAGDANNLKYTTPVTTP